In Leptospira bandrabouensis, the sequence AAATTCTCGGCGCAAAAGAATTTTGAATTCCCAGTTTTTGTTCGTCTTCTTTACAAAATAAAATATGAACGGAAGAAGTATCATTTTCCTTTCCATATTCCAAAAGGGATTGTAAAAGAAGGGAACTTATATTTGTTTTCTCTTCTTCGTTTAAATCCAAAGAAAGTAAAATCCGAGACCCGGTCACAGGTGTAAAAGGAACTGCCACCGTTAGTTTCGGGTAATAAGGAATTCCTGCCCTGTGAAAGGCATTGGCCCATTGGAAATCAAAAATATATTCCCCATAGGAATCCCGACGAAGGTAAGCTGGAAGGACTCCCAATAGAATCCCGTCTCGCCTAGCAGAGAAAATCACTGGCATCCAATCTGAATTGCCAATACATCCAGTAGATTCTAAACCCGATAGAAATTCGTATTCCTGGAAGACGGAATCAGGCGGAACCAAAAGATTCCATTCTTCCTTGGTAAAGTCCCAAAAACTCTGGGATATTTTGATCGTTAACGTTTCACTCAATGTAAACTTTAGACTCTAACTCACAACATCTTGTTTGTTTTGTTTTTTCCGAATGTGGTCGAGTAACCTTTGCAAACTTGGATTTTCCGGATCTAATTCCAATGCAGAACTCAGGATATTTTCGGCCCGGCTTAGATTTTTGTCGGCCAGATAGGTCTGTCCTAAATTGATTAGGTTTTTCACATGATTTGGATCCCGAAGGCGCACCCTTTCCCCAAAATCAATGGCGGTTTTGATATCGGCCACCTTCCTTGCACAAAAAGCAGTGATGTACATAATTTCTGTATCCATTGGCCTAAGTAAACTATAGTCTTTGGCCATTTTTTTGGCGTTTCCATAGTCTTTCAGTTTCAAATACAGTTGGATGAATTTCTTTTTAATTTCAGGAATATTCTCTTCTAATGAATTTGCTTTTTCTAAATAGGAAACAGCTTCTTGTAAATCGGATGATTCACTTGCTTCCTTTGCTTTTAAAAGGAGAGTTTGGATTTCTTTTAACCTTTCTTTTTCAATTTTGTATCTTTCCTTTTCTTCGATATAAGATACACGTAACAATGATAAGTCGTCAGTGAGTGTCCCGTAACTTGCTAGTTCTTCATAGATTTTATCAAGTTCCCCTTTCCCCGATTCCACTACCTTAAGGAATAACCTTTCGTCTTCGTTGATGACTCGTTTCCCTTCGGCGGTGTGCGAGATGAGTAAATCATCGCGACCATCAGAGCCGGCAATCAAAACGTCTCCTGGTTCCAATTGGAAGGTTTTTATATATAAATTTCCCTGTACTCCCGAAGTTCCGAGTTTCCGAAACATAAGTTCGTTTTCGATAAAACTTGCAATCCCATCCCGATACAAAACCATCCAAGGATGTTCCGCATTGATAAAATAAAGTAACCCAGTTTCATTATCAATAAGACCAAGTACAAGAGAAACTAACATGGATCCGTCAAAACCTTCAAAAATTTTATGAAGTTCTAAAAAGGTATTTTTGATCCAACGTTCTGGATAGGTATTTCTTGCTTCACTTAAAAGTTGCGTTCTTGTGATGATTGATTCAAAAACTGACCCAAGAACAAGTGCTCCCCCCGCACCCTGCATGGACTTCCCCATGGCATCGGCATTTAAAAACACAGTATACGACCGGTTGTTTAATAAAATTTGGTTTGCTATATTTAAATCCCCACCGATTTCTTTTTCATATTGGCGAAATGTAAATTTTTTCTTCTGCTCCAATAGAAAGTCCACTTGCACATTATCATGGTTTGCATGGTTTGCATGAAACGGCTGCAGAAGAAGAGAAGTTAAGAAGTAATCACCATCTTGTTGGTGTTTGAGAGATTGGACTTCTTTTAATGTATTTTCCAATTCCTTGGTTCTTTCTTGTACCTTAACCTCTAATTGTTCTGCATACTGTTGTAGTTTTTTTCTGGCAGCTTGAATCGAACGAACCATCCGATTGAAAGACCTTGCCATAAATCCAATATCATCTTCTACGTGAACCGTCAGTCGGTATTCCAAGTTTCCAGAATTTACCTCAGTTAAACCTTCGATGATTTGTTCAATCGGTCGAATCAAGGCAATAAGAAAAAACAACCGATAGCCAAAAATCACAAGGACCGCCAATGAAAGGACACCAATGATCCAAGGAAGAGTTACCTCATGTTGAAAATCCCTATAGTCCGAATAAGGATATCCCACTTCATGGATCAGGCCATTTTTTTTATCTACTACCAAATAACTTATGTAAAACGAATAATCAGGATTATTTTCAGCAAATTTGACTTGGCCCCTATAATTTCTATCTCCATGATTCGGCATTGGCGAAAACATTTGGTCGAGGATTTCGACTTTTTGGTTCTCTGTTAGGTTTGTCTCTAATACCGCGCGTGCTGCTCCATAAAAACCGGATAGTGGTCCTTCTTTTTTGGATACAAGAGAAAGTGCATTTTCAGAAAATTTGTTTGTTGGAATTTCTCTTAGTTTGTTTCTTGTATAAAGAATTTTCCGTTTTTCTGACTCTAATTCCTGAATTAATGCCTCGGGACTAATGACTGTGTCTAAACTGAGGAGACGTTCTATTTCCGCAGAGTAACCTTTGCTAGTCTCTGGAAGTTGCGAAAGTAAATTTTTTGTAGATTCTTTCCAATCATTTCTTCCTTTAAAAGAAAGAATGGTTTCCAAAGCCCAATAATTCCAATATTCCGATTGGTATGTATCTGGATCTACGGAAGTAGATTCGATTCCTTTTTTACGGACAAATTCTTTTTGATTGGTATCATAGGTATAATGAAAACTTGGAACCTGATCGGTTTCTAACCCAGCAATGTAGTTTTTTGCTCTGGCTGTATGCACCATATCATAATTGGATTCGGATTGTTGGATCACAGAATAGGCAACCAATTGCAAAACTAACAAAAATGAGGCGAGAGAAATTCCTATAATTCGCGAGATAATTGTTGTTTTATCTTTTGTATTATTGATATAAACAACATTTGCTACAAAAAGTCCTACCACTAGCACAAGGTCTGTAATCGTCTGATAGATCCCTCTACCAATCGCACCGTCTCTGGACTGCGCATTCATGATTCCTGGGATGATGGTGACAAGAATAAAAGCGATGAGGATACTTGCCGAAGCGAACCTGGATTCTTTAGGCATTTTAAAAATCTGAATCATCGCCATCAAAGAAAAAATAACAAAAAATACCAATACAATGACCGCATAAACTTTATAAAATATGGGAACAGGGAAATCCCAATAGTGACCACTAAAGAAAAACAACCTACCAGCCGTTAAACTAATAAATACAAAGTACCCAGTAACAGTGACTACTACTGAATTCATAATAAGGAATAAATATTTTTTAAGTCGGGGAAAATATACTTCTGGATAACTTAAGAAAAAACTAGTTAAATAAGTAGCTCCCGCCATTGCTCCAATAATCACAAGCCAACGCAAATAAGCTGATGATGGTCCCATAAAGGAAAAATTAATCAGATAAGCAAAATGAAACAGACCAAGCCAGAGAGTTCCCATTCCCAACTGGTAGGTGGCTTCTGATTTTTCTTTCACCGTTAAAAAAAATTGTGCATTGTAAAAAGTAAAAATTACACCGACAAGAGAGCCGAATGTATAAAAATCAAACGCTATATTTCCCCAAGAGTTCATGGGTGAAAACCCTAACAGATAAAGAAATCATGTCAACTTTGTATTTCTTTTCTTCTTAATTTGTATAAAAAGTACAAAATAAAACACAAAATAACAAATCCAATGACTCGATTGTAGTATGATAACATAACAATGATTTGGTTCCAGTTGGATCCTAATAGAGATCCACCTAAAAGAAGAAGCCCACACCAAAGGGAAATGGCAAACGAATACAATAATACAAATTTAATGATGTTCATTTTACTCATTCCAGCGACAATCGAGACAAAAAAACGAATTCCTGCAGAGAATCGGGACAGTAAAACAACAACGATCTCATGTTTTCGAAACCAAATCAGTGTCTTCCGTAAGTTCTCTTCCTGGTAAAGCGCAGATAAAAATGGGAACTTGGAACGTTTTAGAAATTGAAGGATTCTTTCTCCAAAGAAGTACATCACAAGGGCCCCAAGAAGGTTTCCAAAATAGGTAGCCAAAACCACTGAAAAAAAGGATAAGGGTGAGTCCTGACTCGAAGAGAGAAACCCAGAAAAAACGGTAACCGTATCCCCAGGCCACGGGGGAAAAACATTTTCCAAAAAGTTGGAAAAACAGAAAAATACCCAAAGAACAAGGGGCGGTAACTCCAAAATTCGACCGAGAAACGAATCAAACTGCAGAAAATCCAACACAAAGAAAAAGATATGCCATCCTGTCTATTGGCAACAAAGATTTAAAAAAATGAATGGAAGGAATCAATACTACCACATTTGCTTTCCGTAATGCTTCGATTTTTACCTTTTTTACTATTGATTCTCTCGGCCTGTGCTCCCACGACCCAAACAGAAATCTACCGTTT encodes:
- a CDS encoding SpoIIE family protein phosphatase → MNSWGNIAFDFYTFGSLVGVIFTFYNAQFFLTVKEKSEATYQLGMGTLWLGLFHFAYLINFSFMGPSSAYLRWLVIIGAMAGATYLTSFFLSYPEVYFPRLKKYLFLIMNSVVVTVTGYFVFISLTAGRLFFFSGHYWDFPVPIFYKVYAVIVLVFFVIFSLMAMIQIFKMPKESRFASASILIAFILVTIIPGIMNAQSRDGAIGRGIYQTITDLVLVVGLFVANVVYINNTKDKTTIISRIIGISLASFLLVLQLVAYSVIQQSESNYDMVHTARAKNYIAGLETDQVPSFHYTYDTNQKEFVRKKGIESTSVDPDTYQSEYWNYWALETILSFKGRNDWKESTKNLLSQLPETSKGYSAEIERLLSLDTVISPEALIQELESEKRKILYTRNKLREIPTNKFSENALSLVSKKEGPLSGFYGAARAVLETNLTENQKVEILDQMFSPMPNHGDRNYRGQVKFAENNPDYSFYISYLVVDKKNGLIHEVGYPYSDYRDFQHEVTLPWIIGVLSLAVLVIFGYRLFFLIALIRPIEQIIEGLTEVNSGNLEYRLTVHVEDDIGFMARSFNRMVRSIQAARKKLQQYAEQLEVKVQERTKELENTLKEVQSLKHQQDGDYFLTSLLLQPFHANHANHDNVQVDFLLEQKKKFTFRQYEKEIGGDLNIANQILLNNRSYTVFLNADAMGKSMQGAGGALVLGSVFESIITRTQLLSEARNTYPERWIKNTFLELHKIFEGFDGSMLVSLVLGLIDNETGLLYFINAEHPWMVLYRDGIASFIENELMFRKLGTSGVQGNLYIKTFQLEPGDVLIAGSDGRDDLLISHTAEGKRVINEDERLFLKVVESGKGELDKIYEELASYGTLTDDLSLLRVSYIEEKERYKIEKERLKEIQTLLLKAKEASESSDLQEAVSYLEKANSLEENIPEIKKKFIQLYLKLKDYGNAKKMAKDYSLLRPMDTEIMYITAFCARKVADIKTAIDFGERVRLRDPNHVKNLINLGQTYLADKNLSRAENILSSALELDPENPSLQRLLDHIRKKQNKQDVVS
- a CDS encoding DedA family protein — its product is MDFLQFDSFLGRILELPPLVLWVFFCFSNFLENVFPPWPGDTVTVFSGFLSSSQDSPLSFFSVVLATYFGNLLGALVMYFFGERILQFLKRSKFPFLSALYQEENLRKTLIWFRKHEIVVVLLSRFSAGIRFFVSIVAGMSKMNIIKFVLLYSFAISLWCGLLLLGGSLLGSNWNQIIVMLSYYNRVIGFVILCFILYFLYKLRRKEIQS